In the Clostridium sporogenes genome, one interval contains:
- a CDS encoding sensor domain-containing diguanylate cyclase gives MEEKDLIKQIELSVIEKVGIAYCYCKITVDSYGQLEDFVFIESNDYFKKLTGFTKECIKNKKAKDIIAFKCHRINIMKALEKLLLYKERKVEFEDFFHITKKWVKVSLYREKKQEIFITLYDITKYKTKEIELKNTIKKYKSLIELAADAIIIRNLNGDIIYCNKSALNLFGYALEEMKKLNMIDLIPKSSMGDMVVNMSIGDKPIERVHKRKDGTHFYGEETTKLISVEGELGIATYIRDITERKIYNDKTKQMAYFDSLTELPNRNSFLKQLEHEIKLSRKKQTLLAIMFLDLDKFKEVNDNFGHCTGDKLLWQVAKKVKKTISSKDLIARFGGDEFTILIRNITNEKQVEDLARDIIEVFKDPVYIEGIYVNIKTSIGISFFPKDGNASQELIKKADKAMYDAKKRGSNKFEIYKD, from the coding sequence ATGGAAGAAAAAGATTTAATAAAACAAATAGAGTTATCTGTTATAGAAAAAGTGGGTATAGCTTATTGTTATTGCAAAATAACTGTTGACTCATATGGTCAGTTAGAGGACTTTGTTTTTATAGAATCTAATGATTATTTTAAAAAATTAACAGGGTTTACGAAAGAATGTATAAAAAATAAAAAAGCTAAAGATATAATTGCCTTTAAATGCCATAGAATAAATATAATGAAAGCTTTAGAAAAATTATTATTATATAAAGAAAGAAAAGTAGAATTTGAAGATTTTTTTCATATTACTAAGAAATGGGTTAAAGTATCATTGTATAGGGAAAAAAAACAGGAAATTTTTATTACACTTTATGATATAACTAAGTATAAAACTAAAGAAATAGAATTAAAAAATACAATTAAAAAATATAAATCTCTTATAGAATTAGCGGCAGATGCAATAATAATTAGAAATTTAAATGGAGATATAATATATTGTAATAAATCTGCTCTTAATTTGTTTGGATATGCTTTAGAAGAAATGAAAAAGCTGAATATGATAGATTTAATACCTAAATCATCCATGGGAGATATGGTAGTTAATATGTCCATAGGAGATAAGCCTATTGAGAGAGTACATAAAAGAAAAGATGGAACACATTTTTATGGGGAGGAAACAACAAAACTAATAAGTGTAGAAGGAGAATTAGGAATTGCAACTTATATAAGAGATATAACAGAGAGAAAAATATATAATGATAAAACGAAACAAATGGCTTATTTTGATTCTCTTACAGAATTGCCTAATAGAAATTCTTTTTTAAAACAATTAGAGCATGAAATAAAATTAAGCAGAAAAAAACAAACATTATTAGCTATAATGTTTCTAGATCTTGATAAATTTAAAGAAGTAAACGATAATTTTGGTCATTGTACAGGGGATAAACTTTTATGGCAAGTAGCTAAAAAGGTAAAGAAAACTATTAGTTCTAAAGATTTAATAGCTAGATTTGGTGGAGATGAGTTTACTATATTAATAAGAAATATAACTAATGAAAAACAAGTTGAAGATTTAGCTAGAGATATAATAGAGGTATTTAAAGATCCTGTGTATATAGAAGGGATATATGTGAATATAAAGACTAGTATAGGTATAAGTTTCTTCCCAAAGGATGGTAATGCATCGCAAGAATTGATAAAAAAAGCAGATAAGGCTATGTATGATGCTAAAAAAAGAGGTAGTAATAAATTTGAAATATACAAAGATTAA
- a CDS encoding LysM peptidoglycan-binding domain-containing protein, giving the protein MWRQPNVSYIVKQGDSLFTIARSYGITVEQLKNFNGLDSDDLYVGQQILIPVSIYRVQGGDSLYSIARKFNTTVESLMTLNNLNNINLSIGQILYIPLYTEAIMRVNVGNIRENPNINSRVLYRMDRGAKLPIISVYDDWYKVRLFNGTEGFVSRSIVDFKTYGNMKPVVVVDGFYTLEEGEGLPSSYESFVNNKNLISELGLFMFRLDPDNATSIENFGDFTDDYIKEVVDIAHRNNIRVLGVVHNLLYRPGGTTKAKDLVKSLVSTKENRQIFINNLIALIEKYNFDGVNIDIEDVYIEDKDNLSALYLEMGEELRKKGYFLSASVPARVSDEPFNPFSDPFDYRAIGNAVDEFIVMLYNEHGWPGSGPGPIVSIGWMDRVLDYAVTRIPRNKIVAAVSVFGFDFNVTTGETTYVTHAQAIEIAERYGKDIIFDEETKTPMFSYIDENGNNHEVWFENAESIYAKSDLAFNKGIKGIALWRLGMEDDKIWDSMQKDIVVKMA; this is encoded by the coding sequence ATGTGGAGACAACCTAATGTAAGTTATATAGTTAAGCAAGGAGATAGTTTATTTACTATTGCTAGATCATATGGTATAACTGTTGAACAATTAAAAAATTTCAATGGACTTGATTCTGATGACTTATATGTGGGTCAACAAATTTTAATACCTGTATCTATATATAGAGTACAAGGAGGAGATAGTTTATATTCCATTGCTAGAAAATTTAATACTACTGTAGAGAGTTTAATGACATTAAATAATTTGAATAATATAAATTTAAGTATCGGACAAATATTATATATTCCACTTTATACGGAAGCTATAATGAGAGTAAATGTTGGAAACATAAGAGAAAATCCTAATATAAACTCCAGAGTATTATACAGGATGGATAGAGGTGCTAAACTTCCAATTATAAGTGTTTATGATGACTGGTATAAAGTAAGATTATTTAATGGAACAGAAGGATTTGTATCAAGATCTATAGTTGATTTCAAAACTTATGGAAACATGAAACCTGTAGTAGTTGTAGATGGCTTTTATACATTGGAAGAAGGGGAAGGTTTACCAAGTTCTTATGAATCTTTTGTTAATAATAAAAATTTGATATCTGAGTTAGGTTTATTTATGTTTAGATTGGATCCTGATAATGCTACAAGTATAGAGAACTTTGGAGATTTTACTGATGATTATATAAAAGAAGTTGTTGATATTGCCCATAGAAATAATATTAGAGTATTAGGAGTAGTTCATAATTTGCTTTATAGGCCTGGCGGAACTACTAAAGCTAAAGATTTAGTTAAATCATTAGTATCTACTAAAGAAAATAGACAAATTTTTATAAATAATTTAATAGCTCTTATAGAAAAATATAATTTTGATGGAGTAAATATAGATATAGAAGATGTTTATATAGAAGATAAGGATAATTTATCTGCTCTATATTTAGAAATGGGAGAAGAATTAAGAAAAAAAGGATATTTTTTATCAGCCTCTGTGCCTGCAAGAGTTAGTGATGAACCTTTCAATCCATTCTCTGATCCATTTGATTATAGAGCAATAGGGAATGCTGTGGATGAATTTATAGTTATGCTATACAACGAACATGGATGGCCAGGAAGTGGACCAGGTCCAATAGTTTCTATAGGATGGATGGATAGAGTATTAGATTATGCTGTAACTAGAATTCCAAGAAATAAAATAGTAGCTGCAGTTTCAGTATTTGGATTTGATTTTAATGTTACTACGGGAGAAACTACTTATGTTACTCATGCTCAGGCTATAGAAATAGCTGAAAGATATGGGAAGGATATAATATTTGATGAAGAAACTAAGACACCTATGTTTAGTTATATAGATGAAAATGGCAATAATCATGAAGTATGGTTTGAAAATGCTGAAAGTATATATGCTAAGTCAGATTTAGCTTTTAATAAAGGTATAAAGGGAATAGCATTATGGAGACTAGGTATGGAAGATGATAAAATTTGGGATTCTATGCAAAAAGATATAGTAGTTAAAATGGCTTGA
- a CDS encoding GNAT family N-acetyltransferase encodes MNFKIKKFNELTIEEIYEILKIRNEVFIVEQKCAYDDCDGKDKDSYHLFYMEEGKVLAYLRILEKGVSYNETSIGRVLVNKDYRSKGLARKIILEALDFIENNLKENSVRISAQHYLINFYKSVGFKPVSEVYLEDNISHIEMLYKK; translated from the coding sequence ATGAATTTTAAAATAAAAAAGTTTAATGAATTAACTATAGAAGAAATATATGAAATACTAAAAATAAGAAATGAAGTTTTTATTGTAGAACAGAAATGTGCTTATGATGATTGCGATGGTAAAGATAAAGATTCATATCATCTATTTTATATGGAAGAAGGTAAGGTACTTGCTTATTTAAGGATATTAGAAAAAGGAGTATCTTATAATGAGACATCCATAGGAAGAGTTTTAGTAAATAAGGATTATCGTAGTAAAGGATTAGCAAGAAAGATTATTTTAGAAGCACTAGATTTTATAGAAAATAATTTAAAAGAAAATTCTGTAAGAATTTCAGCCCAGCATTATTTAATAAACTTTTATAAAAGTGTTGGATTTAAACCAGTATCAGAGGTATATTTAGAGGATAATATATCACATATAGAAATGTTATATAAGAAATAA
- a CDS encoding ABC transporter ATP-binding protein, which produces MSNISIKNITKSYQGKEVLSDISINIEEGKIYGLLGRNGAGKTTLLHLITNRGILDTGEILIDGENICENDKALSKIYCIEEKNLFPETMKIVDVFKWIKEFYENFDMEYAIKISEMFNLNIEKKVKNLSTGYKSISKIIATLASGAEILIFDEPILGLDANHRELFYKELLKVYDDEKKTIIISTHIIEEISHLLEKVIILKEGKIIENDSVENILNLAYAVSGSNDAVDKYIISKNTIDIETLGSYKKATILQERTKEDLDYIKELQLEINTVELQKLFIYLTNMEVK; this is translated from the coding sequence ATGAGTAATATATCAATAAAGAATATTACTAAATCATATCAGGGGAAGGAAGTCCTATCAGATATCTCTATTAATATAGAAGAAGGAAAAATATATGGACTTCTTGGAAGAAATGGAGCAGGAAAAACAACGCTCCTGCATCTTATAACTAATAGAGGAATTTTAGATACTGGAGAGATTTTAATAGACGGAGAAAATATTTGTGAAAATGATAAGGCACTTTCTAAAATTTATTGTATAGAAGAAAAAAATCTTTTCCCTGAAACAATGAAAATAGTAGATGTTTTTAAGTGGATAAAAGAATTTTATGAAAACTTTGATATGGAATATGCTATTAAAATAAGTGAAATGTTTAATTTAAATATAGAGAAGAAAGTAAAAAATTTATCAACAGGATATAAGTCAATAAGTAAAATTATTGCCACATTAGCTTCAGGTGCAGAAATTTTAATTTTTGATGAGCCCATTTTAGGATTAGACGCAAATCATAGAGAACTTTTTTATAAAGAATTATTAAAAGTTTATGATGATGAGAAAAAAACAATTATAATATCAACTCATATAATAGAAGAAATTTCTCATCTTTTAGAAAAAGTAATTATATTAAAGGAAGGTAAAATAATAGAAAATGATTCTGTTGAAAATATACTTAATTTAGCTTATGCAGTTTCAGGTAGTAATGATGCTGTAGATAAATATATAATTTCTAAAAATACAATAGATATAGAAACATTAGGTTCATATAAAAAGGCTACAATATTACAAGAAAGAACTAAAGAGGATTTAGATTATATAAAGGAACTACAATTAGAGATTAATACAGTAGAACTTCAAAAATTATTTATATATTTAACAAATATGGAGGTAAAATAA
- a CDS encoding GntR family transcriptional regulator, producing MNLNFNGDMPIYQQIANTIEDGILKGIYEEESQIPSTTEISVTYKINPATVRKGFNLLVSEEIIYKKRGLGMFVCSGAKEKLKEKRKNNFFESYILTLVDEAKRLGITIDEIMDMIKGGYKNE from the coding sequence ATGAATTTAAATTTTAATGGGGATATGCCGATATATCAGCAAATAGCTAATACCATTGAGGATGGAATATTAAAGGGTATTTATGAAGAAGAAAGTCAAATTCCCTCAACAACAGAAATTTCAGTGACTTACAAAATAAATCCAGCTACAGTGAGGAAAGGATTCAATTTGTTAGTCAGTGAAGAAATAATTTATAAGAAAAGAGGGCTAGGAATGTTTGTTTGTAGCGGGGCAAAGGAAAAGTTAAAAGAAAAAAGAAAAAATAATTTTTTTGAAAGTTATATATTGACCCTTGTAGATGAGGCTAAAAGATTAGGAATAACTATAGATGAAATAATGGATATGATAAAAGGGGGTTATAAAAATGAGTAA
- the tyrS gene encoding tyrosine--tRNA ligase — MKSIEEQIKIISKGVDEIINIEDLKNKLERSQKTGKPLTVKLGLDPTAPDIHIGHSVVLRKIRQLQDLGHRAVIIIGDFTGRIGDPTGKSKTRKPLTQEEVMFNARTYEEQIFKIIDKDKTDLKFNSEWLGKLSLRDTIELTSKYTVARMLEREDFKKRFESHSSIGIHEFFYPLLQAFDSVTLKADIELGGTDQRFNLLMGRTIQKDFDQESQVAILMPLLEGTDGKDKMSKSLGNYIGINEDANDIYGKVMSIPDEMIIKYYELATDIHPDEVAKIKEKLEEENVNPRDMKMELAKEIVRLYHGEEEAIKAEENFKNIFQQGNIPEDIDILKENLDEINIIDLIVKAKFAPSKNEARRLVKQGAVKINGEKVDEECKIKNEDILQVGKKKFIKILSEN, encoded by the coding sequence ATGAAAAGTATAGAAGAGCAAATAAAAATAATATCTAAAGGTGTAGATGAAATTATAAATATAGAGGATTTAAAAAATAAACTAGAAAGATCACAAAAAACAGGTAAACCTCTAACAGTTAAATTAGGATTAGATCCTACAGCACCTGACATTCATATAGGTCATTCAGTAGTTTTGAGAAAGATAAGACAACTACAAGATTTAGGACATAGAGCAGTTATAATAATAGGAGATTTTACAGGAAGAATAGGAGACCCAACAGGAAAATCTAAGACTAGAAAACCATTAACACAAGAAGAAGTTATGTTCAATGCTAGAACTTATGAAGAACAAATATTTAAAATAATAGATAAAGATAAAACAGATTTAAAGTTTAATAGTGAATGGTTAGGTAAATTATCTTTAAGAGATACAATAGAGTTAACTTCAAAGTATACAGTAGCTAGAATGCTTGAGAGAGAAGATTTTAAAAAGAGATTTGAAAGTCATTCTAGTATAGGAATACACGAATTCTTTTACCCATTACTACAAGCCTTTGATTCTGTTACTTTAAAAGCAGATATAGAGTTAGGGGGAACAGACCAAAGATTTAACCTTCTTATGGGAAGAACTATACAAAAGGATTTTGATCAAGAAAGTCAAGTAGCTATTCTTATGCCATTATTAGAAGGAACAGATGGAAAAGACAAAATGAGCAAAAGTTTAGGAAATTATATAGGTATAAATGAAGATGCTAATGATATATACGGAAAAGTTATGTCTATACCAGATGAAATGATAATTAAATACTACGAATTAGCTACAGATATACATCCTGATGAAGTGGCTAAAATAAAAGAAAAATTAGAAGAGGAAAATGTCAATCCAAGAGATATGAAAATGGAACTGGCAAAAGAAATAGTAAGATTATATCATGGAGAAGAAGAAGCTATAAAGGCAGAAGAAAACTTTAAAAATATATTCCAACAAGGAAATATACCAGAAGATATAGATATATTAAAAGAAAACTTAGATGAAATAAATATAATAGATTTAATAGTTAAAGCAAAATTTGCTCCTAGTAAAAATGAAGCTAGAAGATTAGTAAAACAAGGAGCAGTAAAGATAAATGGAGAAAAAGTAGATGAAGAATGTAAAATAAAAAATGAAGATATACTTCAAGTAGGAAAGAAGAAATTTATAAAAATATTAAGTGAAAACTAA
- a CDS encoding family 14 glycosylhydrolase, translated as MYYNKILRKYRVFILSLVLALTLSLCFTSKTFAANVNPDYKCYVMGPLEKVDNWNDFKKQLIILKNNGVCAITTDVWWGYVESEEDNKFDWSYYKNYGDTVRAAGLKWIPIISTHECGSNVGDSVNIPLPSWLWKKDTADNMQFKDENGVYNKETLGPWWDGTAKQYDELYESFASNFSSYKDIIAKIYLSSGPAGELRFPSYNSSTGWSRGFLQCYTEAAKLDFQNAMKNKYKTVYELNSKWGTSLKSFEQISPPTDGDNFFINGYKTTYGNDFLTWYQDALIKHLSNIATKAHARFDSVFDVTIGAKVSGVHWLMNSPNMPHAAEYCAGYYNYSTLLDEFKKSNLDLTFTCLEKEDSNSYSYPYSAPKSLVINIANLVREKDIKHFGENASDIYNSKKAYENCAEMLFNYDFSGFTLLRLKNIVNYDGTPTDEMAHFADTLAIKPVPVTFTVNNVNLEGDENLYLTGSRWEMANWSTGFYPMQFKDNNESYAITTYLAEGHNYEFKAIKKNNNGNIIWQGGQNKSYTVPKGGGSYNWSW; from the coding sequence ATGTATTATAATAAAATTTTAAGAAAATATAGAGTTTTCATTTTATCTTTAGTATTAGCTCTTACTTTAAGTCTGTGTTTTACATCTAAGACTTTTGCAGCAAATGTAAACCCAGATTATAAATGCTATGTAATGGGCCCATTAGAAAAAGTAGATAACTGGAATGATTTTAAAAAGCAATTAATAATTCTTAAAAACAATGGAGTTTGCGCTATTACTACTGATGTGTGGTGGGGATATGTTGAAAGTGAAGAGGATAATAAGTTTGATTGGAGTTATTATAAAAATTATGGGGATACTGTTCGTGCGGCAGGATTAAAGTGGATACCCATTATATCAACTCATGAATGTGGCAGTAATGTAGGTGATTCTGTAAATATACCTTTACCTTCATGGTTATGGAAAAAAGATACTGCTGATAATATGCAATTTAAGGATGAAAATGGAGTTTATAACAAAGAAACTCTTGGCCCATGGTGGGATGGTACAGCTAAACAGTATGATGAACTTTATGAATCCTTTGCATCAAATTTTAGTTCATATAAAGATATTATAGCAAAAATATATCTTTCATCTGGACCAGCAGGTGAATTAAGATTTCCATCTTATAATTCATCAACAGGTTGGTCACGTGGATTTTTACAATGCTATACTGAAGCAGCTAAATTAGATTTTCAAAATGCTATGAAAAATAAATATAAAACTGTATATGAACTTAATAGTAAATGGGGAACAAGTTTAAAAAGTTTTGAACAAATTAGTCCTCCAACAGATGGAGATAACTTTTTTATAAATGGATATAAGACAACCTATGGGAATGATTTTTTAACTTGGTATCAAGATGCGCTCATAAAACATTTATCCAATATAGCAACTAAAGCACATGCCCGTTTTGATTCGGTATTTGATGTTACAATAGGAGCAAAAGTATCAGGTGTTCACTGGTTAATGAACAGTCCAAATATGCCACATGCTGCAGAGTATTGTGCAGGCTATTATAATTATAGTACTTTGCTTGATGAGTTTAAAAAATCAAATTTAGATTTAACATTCACATGTCTTGAAAAGGAAGATTCAAATTCATATAGTTATCCTTATTCAGCACCAAAAAGTCTTGTTATAAATATTGCAAATTTGGTTAGAGAAAAGGATATAAAACATTTTGGAGAGAATGCATCAGATATTTACAATAGTAAAAAAGCATATGAAAATTGTGCTGAGATGTTATTTAATTATGATTTTTCAGGTTTTACACTTTTAAGACTTAAAAATATAGTTAATTATGATGGAACACCTACTGATGAAATGGCTCATTTTGCAGATACTTTAGCCATTAAGCCAGTTCCGGTAACATTTACAGTCAATAATGTTAACTTAGAAGGTGATGAAAATTTATATTTAACTGGAAGCAGATGGGAGATGGCTAACTGGAGTACAGGATTTTATCCAATGCAATTTAAAGACAATAATGAAAGCTATGCGATTACCACATATCTTGCTGAAGGTCATAATTATGAATTTAAAGCTATAAAGAAAAATAATAATGGAAATATAATATGGCAAGGTGGTCAAAATAAATCTTATACTGTTCCAAAAGGTGGAGGTTCTTATAATTGGAGCTGGTAA
- a CDS encoding hydrolase: protein MITREEAWKLLNEYNKEAFHIQHALTVEGTMKYFAEKLGYEDEAEFWSMVGLLHDLDFEIYPEEHCIKTQEIMREQGLDERLIRAAASHGYGLCQGELPKPEHQMEKVLFAVDELTGLIGAAARMRPSKSVMDMEVSSLKKKFKDKKFAAGCSREVIKQGTEMLGWELNKLFEETILAMRSCEAYVNNQMEAYNN from the coding sequence ATGATAACAAGGGAAGAAGCGTGGAAGTTACTTAATGAATATAATAAAGAGGCATTTCATATTCAACATGCTTTGACAGTTGAAGGAACTATGAAATATTTTGCAGAAAAATTGGGGTATGAAGATGAAGCAGAATTTTGGTCTATGGTTGGGTTGCTTCACGACTTAGATTTTGAAATTTATCCAGAAGAGCATTGTATTAAAACCCAAGAGATTATGAGGGAACAAGGACTTGATGAAAGATTAATAAGGGCAGCAGCTAGTCATGGATATGGACTTTGCCAAGGAGAACTTCCTAAACCAGAGCATCAGATGGAAAAAGTATTATTTGCAGTAGATGAACTTACAGGACTTATTGGTGCAGCAGCAAGAATGCGCCCATCTAAGAGTGTTATGGATATGGAAGTTTCAAGTCTTAAGAAAAAATTCAAGGATAAGAAATTTGCAGCTGGATGCTCACGAGAGGTAATTAAGCAAGGTACAGAAATGCTTGGATGGGAGTTAAATAAATTATTTGAAGAAACAATTTTAGCTATGCGTTCTTGTGAAGCATATGTTAATAATCAAATGGAAGCTTACAATAATTAG
- a CDS encoding XRE family transcriptional regulator gives MNINSIIAENLKTLRTERNLSLGQLAELSSISKVMLSQIEKGDTNPTINTLWKIAKGLKVPYTSLLEQKGNDTYVIKKSDIDAQFTEGGHYRVYCYYTSTPYRNFELFQIEIDEGCSYKSIGHSKKCQEYIMVLEGELTLEINNENYKLTPDDSMSFSASSEHIYVNSGHGTLKATITNFYPA, from the coding sequence ATGAATATAAATTCTATTATTGCTGAAAACCTAAAAACACTTCGTACTGAAAGAAATTTAAGTCTTGGTCAACTTGCTGAACTATCTAGTATCAGTAAGGTAATGCTATCTCAAATTGAAAAAGGTGATACCAATCCAACTATAAATACCTTATGGAAAATAGCTAAAGGATTGAAGGTTCCTTATACTTCATTACTTGAACAAAAGGGAAATGATACTTACGTTATAAAAAAAAGCGATATTGACGCTCAATTTACTGAAGGTGGACACTATAGAGTATACTGTTATTACACTAGTACACCTTATCGTAATTTTGAACTCTTTCAAATTGAAATTGATGAGGGTTGTTCATATAAATCTATAGGTCATTCTAAGAAATGCCAAGAATATATTATGGTTTTAGAAGGTGAACTAACATTAGAAATAAACAATGAAAACTATAAGCTAACTCCTGATGATTCAATGAGTTTCTCTGCGTCTAGTGAGCATATATATGTTAATAGTGGACATGGAACTTTAAAAGCTACAATAACAAATTTTTATCCTGCCTAA
- a CDS encoding FAD-dependent oxidoreductase, with amino-acid sequence MNINEFIQPNNPTYDERDNMLKSALEEVGRIEDYNNIKELLDPQEDITNIIPSGKGKEIKIGIIGGGVAGLSSAFELRKIGFNITIFEEQKERVGGRIYTYYFDKDKKMYGELGAMRIPVSHRTTWHYIDTFGLETRPFVEENENGIIYIRNKRARNDPEGRSVMKKIYPEFNLSTFEKNISWQEILSYALESELYNLDSSTRKELLQIKKEYSPKIKELGAISTRKVMAGKGLSEGAIELLSYLAPIVGYSYYGSYIENLQDQYIVNDYYRYYIKGGVSKLPICFYNSLISKNPKEYISISNSNLGKVKWMNGRTVTGIYKIDEKNKVRIKYREGKSLETYCEDFNYIICAIPFSSLRSVEVYPKFTPEKMQAIKELGYEAAQKTLFLCNNSFWEEGNKNERIIGGNSRTDLIISSIWYPNNCINENISINKNKKKHKKHKNYKSWSNPGVLLASYNLNLDAVRLGNIDEKIRVELIKRQVEKVHGLPKGYLDSIVESYKTIEWDNEQGFYGGITHYREEQQNLFAYASEQPEYEEKVYFAGEHISQTHAWIQGSLSTGMKAANRIAEHYKYSLNK; translated from the coding sequence TTGAATATAAATGAATTTATACAGCCTAACAATCCAACTTATGATGAAAGAGATAATATGCTAAAGTCAGCATTAGAAGAAGTAGGGAGAATAGAGGATTACAATAATATAAAAGAATTGCTTGACCCTCAAGAAGATATTACAAATATTATTCCTTCAGGTAAAGGTAAGGAAATTAAGATTGGTATAATAGGTGGAGGCGTTGCAGGATTATCCTCTGCCTTTGAACTTAGAAAAATTGGTTTTAATATAACGATTTTTGAAGAACAAAAAGAACGTGTTGGAGGAAGGATATATACCTATTATTTTGATAAAGATAAAAAAATGTATGGGGAACTTGGAGCTATGCGTATACCTGTAAGTCATAGAACAACTTGGCATTATATAGATACTTTTGGGTTAGAAACTAGACCCTTTGTTGAAGAAAATGAAAATGGAATTATATATATTAGAAATAAACGCGCAAGGAATGATCCAGAGGGTAGAAGTGTAATGAAGAAGATATATCCAGAATTTAATTTGTCTACCTTTGAAAAAAACATATCATGGCAAGAAATTTTGAGTTATGCATTAGAAAGTGAATTGTATAATCTTGATAGCAGTACAAGAAAAGAATTATTACAGATAAAAAAAGAGTATTCGCCAAAGATAAAGGAATTAGGAGCTATAAGTACAAGAAAAGTTATGGCAGGTAAAGGTTTAAGTGAGGGAGCTATAGAATTATTATCCTATCTTGCTCCAATTGTAGGTTATTCTTACTATGGTAGTTATATTGAAAATTTGCAAGATCAATATATTGTAAATGATTATTATAGATACTATATAAAGGGAGGAGTATCTAAATTACCTATATGTTTTTATAATTCGTTAATATCTAAAAATCCTAAAGAGTATATAAGTATATCAAATTCTAATTTAGGAAAAGTAAAATGGATGAATGGACGAACAGTAACTGGGATTTATAAGATTGATGAAAAAAATAAGGTTAGAATTAAATATCGAGAAGGAAAATCTTTAGAAACATATTGTGAAGATTTTAATTATATAATTTGTGCAATACCATTTTCAAGCCTTCGAAGTGTAGAAGTATATCCTAAGTTTACTCCAGAAAAAATGCAAGCAATTAAGGAATTAGGCTATGAAGCAGCTCAAAAAACATTATTTCTATGTAACAATAGCTTTTGGGAAGAAGGAAATAAAAATGAGAGAATAATAGGTGGTAATTCGAGGACAGATTTAATAATCTCAAGTATATGGTATCCCAATAATTGTATTAATGAAAATATAAGTATTAATAAAAATAAAAAGAAGCATAAAAAACATAAAAATTATAAATCATGGAGTAATCCGGGAGTTCTTTTAGCATCTTATAATTTAAATCTTGATGCCGTACGGTTAGGTAATATAGATGAAAAGATAAGAGTAGAATTAATAAAGAGACAGGTTGAAAAGGTACATGGTTTACCTAAAGGATATCTTGATTCAATAGTAGAATCTTATAAAACAATAGAATGGGATAACGAACAAGGTTTCTATGGAGGAATTACTCATTATAGGGAAGAACAACAAAATCTTTTTGCATATGCATCAGAACAGCCAGAGTATGAAGAGAAAGTATATTTTGCGGGCGAGCATATATCACAAACACATGCATGGATTCAAGGGTCTTTAAGTACTGGTATGAAGGCAGCTAATAGAATAGCAGAACACTATAAATATAGTTTAAATAAATAG